A genomic region of Kineococcus rhizosphaerae contains the following coding sequences:
- a CDS encoding ABC transporter permease yields the protein MSTVVLPRRTARPVITGRGRTGRRAAWVLVGLLVALTLLAVLARFLAPDDPIQPVAAPQLPPGSPEHLLGTDSIGRDVLSRTLFGLQTSWFSALAVVAVGLLVGGVVGVAAGVGGGWVDAVLMRVTDLFLALPSTLVAIALVAALGPGLRNTLLGMSIVWWPYYARLVRAEVRSVVARPHVEAARLAGVGRGRLVLRHVLPGVVPTAVVTASLDIGNVVLLLAGLSFLGLGQPAPAAELGADTAAGTQLLLSAWWVPVVPGVAVLVLSLVANLAGDGIRTLLGPRR from the coding sequence GTGAGCACCGTCGTCCTGCCCCGCCGCACCGCGCGGCCGGTGATCACCGGCCGCGGTCGCACCGGGCGGCGGGCCGCCTGGGTGCTGGTCGGCCTGCTGGTCGCGCTGACCCTGCTCGCCGTCCTCGCGCGCTTCCTGGCCCCCGACGACCCGATCCAGCCGGTCGCGGCCCCGCAGCTGCCCCCGGGCTCTCCCGAGCACCTGCTGGGCACCGACTCCATCGGGCGCGACGTCCTGTCCCGCACGCTGTTCGGCCTGCAGACCTCGTGGTTCTCGGCGCTGGCCGTGGTGGCCGTGGGACTGCTCGTGGGGGGCGTCGTCGGCGTCGCCGCGGGGGTCGGCGGCGGCTGGGTCGACGCGGTGCTCATGCGCGTGACCGACCTGTTCCTCGCCCTGCCCTCCACCCTCGTCGCCATCGCCCTGGTGGCCGCCCTGGGTCCGGGACTGCGCAACACCCTGCTCGGCATGTCGATCGTCTGGTGGCCCTACTACGCCCGGCTGGTCCGCGCCGAGGTGCGCTCCGTCGTCGCCCGCCCGCACGTCGAGGCCGCCCGCCTGGCCGGCGTCGGCCGGGGCCGCCTCGTCCTGCGGCACGTGCTGCCCGGGGTCGTCCCCACGGCCGTGGTCACCGCCAGCCTCGACATCGGCAACGTCGTCCTGCTGCTGGCCGGGTTGTCCTTCCTCGGCCTGGGCCAGCCCGCACCGGCCGCCGAGCTCGGCGCCGACACCGCCGCCGGCACCCAGCTGCTGCTCAGCGCCTGGTGGGTGCCCGTCGTGCCGGGGGTGGCGGTGCTGGTGCTCAGCCTCGTCGCCAACCTCGCCGGTGACGGCATCCGCACCCTGCTCGGACCCCGGAGGTGA
- a CDS encoding polysaccharide deacetylase family protein — MTHDAVPAPGHALWDYRPITAAPGPVWPGGRRLAVYVAIGLEEYRFGAGQTEDIVPDVAAPDLVNTSWRDYGNRVGAFRLLERLERHGIPPTVLLNTALYDTAPELVAAARRAGAEFVGHGVSNSDSLAAMSAADEAGYLRAVAARIEAEEGVAPGGWSSPWLTHTPSTLDNLAAAGYRYLLDLRLDDRPVPLATGAGPLLTLPYALEVNDSTTVVGRAASATEFADMVVDEFDELLERSEEQPLVMSVVVHSFISGAPFRLRALDRALRHLGSHRDRVWFTQPRAIAAHLADHPGDQQAGAVAVPAGGGLA; from the coding sequence ATGACGCACGACGCAGTTCCCGCCCCCGGGCACGCCCTGTGGGACTACCGGCCCATCACCGCGGCCCCGGGCCCGGTGTGGCCCGGCGGCCGGCGCCTGGCCGTCTACGTGGCGATCGGCCTGGAGGAGTACCGGTTCGGGGCCGGGCAGACCGAGGACATCGTCCCCGACGTCGCCGCCCCCGACCTGGTCAACACCTCCTGGCGCGACTACGGCAACCGCGTCGGTGCCTTCCGGTTGCTGGAACGGCTGGAGCGCCACGGCATCCCGCCGACGGTGCTGCTGAACACCGCCCTGTACGACACCGCCCCCGAACTCGTCGCCGCCGCCCGGCGCGCGGGCGCCGAGTTCGTCGGCCACGGCGTCTCGAACTCCGACTCCCTGGCCGCGATGTCCGCGGCCGACGAGGCCGGGTACCTGCGTGCCGTCGCGGCCCGCATCGAGGCCGAGGAGGGTGTCGCCCCCGGCGGCTGGTCCAGCCCGTGGCTCACGCACACGCCCTCGACGCTCGACAACCTCGCCGCCGCCGGCTACCGCTACCTGCTCGACCTGCGCCTGGACGACCGGCCCGTGCCGCTCGCGACCGGGGCCGGTCCGCTCCTGACGCTGCCCTACGCGCTGGAGGTGAACGACAGCACGACCGTCGTGGGCCGCGCGGCGTCGGCCACGGAGTTCGCGGACATGGTCGTCGACGAGTTCGACGAACTGCTCGAACGCTCCGAGGAGCAGCCGCTGGTCATGAGCGTCGTCGTGCACTCGTTCATCTCCGGGGCCCCCTTCCGGCTGCGCGCCCTCGACCGGGCCCTGCGGCACCTGGGCTCCCACCGCGACCGGGTGTGGTTCACCCAGCCGCGGGCCATCGCCGCCCACCTGGCGGACCACCCGGGGGACCAGCAGGCGGGCGCGGTGGCGGTCCCGGCCGGGGGAGGGCTCGCGTGA
- a CDS encoding amidohydrolase family protein: protein MSVLFTDVLLWAPAQPSGMVGPTDLLVDGDVVTAIGPRARELAPADARRVDGAGHHVLVPGLINAHFHSPANHLKGAFRSRPLETFMLYESPADPALAPTPREAYLRTMLGALEMLRTGTTSVQDDAFLMPSPDPEVIDAVLQAYADSGIRACVALDQPELPDAEKLPFLTGADGGFADALNTPAPAGAGELLAAYDHLFDTWHGSHGGRLTAAVSISAPQRVSPEYFAALDDLSRRHDVPLFAHFLETRVQRALSVPGTGQERFSGRSLVRYTADLGLLSERVNVIHAVWVDDDDLDLIAAAGAVVAHNPVSNLRLGSGVMPFRAVRDRGIPIALGVDEAICDDSVNVWGVVKAAGLVHNVSGLDAEQWPTPAEVLDALWEGGAAAMRQTGRIGRVAVGAQADLVLLDLHAPAFTPFNDLRGQLVYCENGGSVVMTLVAGRVVAEDGRVVSVDENSLLAEARDLHAARLPALQRTWAAADALLPAYDAVVRRAARTDVGMNRWIG from the coding sequence GTGAGCGTCCTGTTCACCGACGTCCTCCTCTGGGCGCCCGCGCAGCCGTCGGGGATGGTCGGACCGACCGACCTCCTGGTCGACGGCGACGTCGTCACCGCGATCGGGCCGCGGGCCCGGGAACTGGCCCCCGCCGACGCGCGCAGGGTCGACGGCGCCGGTCACCACGTCCTGGTCCCCGGGCTGATCAACGCGCACTTCCACTCGCCCGCCAACCACCTCAAGGGCGCGTTCCGCAGCCGACCGCTCGAGACGTTCATGCTCTACGAGTCGCCCGCCGACCCGGCCCTGGCGCCGACCCCGCGCGAGGCGTACCTGCGGACGATGCTCGGGGCGCTGGAGATGCTGCGGACCGGCACGACGAGCGTGCAGGACGACGCGTTCCTCATGCCGTCCCCGGACCCCGAGGTCATCGACGCGGTCCTGCAGGCCTACGCCGACAGCGGGATCCGCGCCTGCGTCGCGCTGGACCAGCCCGAACTGCCCGACGCGGAGAAACTGCCGTTCCTGACCGGGGCCGACGGGGGTTTCGCCGACGCCCTGAACACCCCCGCCCCCGCGGGCGCCGGCGAACTCCTCGCCGCCTACGACCACCTCTTCGACACCTGGCACGGCAGTCACGGCGGCCGCCTGACGGCCGCGGTGTCGATCTCCGCGCCGCAACGGGTCAGCCCCGAGTACTTCGCCGCCCTCGACGACCTCAGCCGTCGCCACGACGTCCCGCTGTTCGCGCACTTCCTGGAGACCCGGGTGCAGCGCGCGCTGTCGGTCCCGGGGACCGGCCAGGAACGTTTCTCGGGCCGCAGCCTGGTCCGCTACACCGCCGACCTCGGTCTGCTCAGCGAGCGCGTCAACGTCATCCACGCCGTCTGGGTCGACGACGACGATCTGGACCTCATCGCCGCCGCCGGGGCCGTCGTGGCCCACAACCCCGTCAGCAACCTGCGCCTGGGCAGCGGCGTCATGCCGTTCCGGGCGGTGCGCGACCGCGGGATCCCGATCGCGCTCGGCGTGGACGAGGCGATCTGCGACGACAGCGTCAACGTCTGGGGCGTGGTCAAGGCCGCCGGGCTGGTGCACAACGTCTCCGGCCTGGACGCCGAGCAGTGGCCCACGCCCGCCGAGGTCCTCGACGCCCTCTGGGAGGGCGGCGCGGCCGCGATGCGCCAGACCGGCCGGATCGGGCGGGTGGCGGTCGGCGCGCAGGCCGACCTCGTCCTGCTCGACCTGCACGCCCCGGCCTTCACCCCCTTCAACGACCTGCGCGGTCAGCTCGTCTACTGCGAGAACGGCGGCAGCGTCGTCATGACCCTCGTCGCCGGCCGCGTGGTGGCCGAGGACGGGCGCGTGGTGTCCGTCGACGAGAACTCCCTCCTGGCGGAGGCGCGCGACCTGCACGCCGCCCGCCTGCCAGCCCTCCAACGCACGTGGGCCGCGGCCGACGCCCTGCTCCCGGCGTACGACGCCGTGGTCCGCCGGGCCGCCCGCACCGACGTCGGCATGAACAGGTGGATCGGATGA
- a CDS encoding oligopeptide/dipeptide ABC transporter ATP-binding protein: MSAAAAPTAVPAPTASVRDLHVSLERGGVRSEVLRGVDLDVARGEIVGLVGESGSGKSMLALSLLGLLPETARPHVTGRVDVLGTDMAHGPESARRAARRSALGAVFQDPMTSLNPTMRIGRQIVEAGQDRDGAVRLLGAMGVPDPELRFRVYPHELSGGLRQRVMAAIAIAGRPALVVADEPTTALDVTVQAQLLALLRELRDDLGCSVLLITHDLGVAAQIADRIAVMYAGRLAEVGSTAQVLGAPAHPYTAGLLRSRLSLTLDRSRRLPTLVADTLTPADRAHGCAYRARCPLAVDRCATAAPGLDDSRPTPGHGAACWFGDETVRAATATITAPAPAAAVPVRATPSTPSTQGPAVVLDDVAVTYTTGHGRRRRTVEAVRGVSLEVAAGQALAIVGESGSGKSTVLRAVAGLVPVTSGRVTVAAGGAQMVFQDAGSSLTPWLTVGETLRERLAPLRLGRAETTRRVEEALAGTGLPTSVARLRPADLSGGQRQRVALARATVVRPAVLLCDEPTSALDASLAATTLNLIRDMRAELAMTVLFVTHDLAVARFVGDRIAVVERGRVVEIDDAEAVVGAPREPYTRALVASVPEIEVVR; this comes from the coding sequence GTGAGCGCCGCGGCGGCCCCCACCGCCGTCCCGGCCCCCACGGCCAGCGTCCGCGACCTGCACGTGTCGCTCGAACGCGGCGGGGTCCGCTCCGAGGTGCTGCGCGGCGTCGACCTCGACGTGGCCCGCGGCGAGATCGTCGGGCTCGTCGGGGAGTCCGGTTCGGGCAAGAGCATGCTCGCCCTCAGCCTCCTGGGTTTGCTGCCCGAGACCGCCCGCCCGCACGTCACCGGCCGCGTCGACGTGCTCGGGACCGACATGGCGCACGGGCCGGAGTCCGCTCGTCGCGCCGCCCGCCGCAGCGCGCTCGGCGCGGTGTTCCAGGACCCGATGACCTCGCTGAACCCGACCATGCGCATCGGCCGGCAGATCGTCGAGGCCGGGCAGGACCGGGACGGGGCCGTCCGGCTCCTGGGCGCGATGGGCGTGCCGGACCCGGAACTGCGGTTCCGGGTGTACCCGCACGAGCTGTCCGGCGGGCTGCGCCAGCGGGTCATGGCGGCGATCGCCATCGCCGGCCGCCCCGCCCTGGTCGTGGCCGACGAGCCGACGACCGCGCTCGACGTCACCGTGCAGGCGCAACTGCTCGCCCTGCTGCGCGAGCTGCGCGACGACCTCGGGTGCAGCGTGCTGCTCATCACCCACGACCTGGGCGTCGCCGCGCAGATCGCCGACCGCATCGCCGTCATGTACGCCGGCCGGCTCGCCGAGGTGGGATCGACCGCGCAGGTCCTGGGCGCGCCCGCGCACCCCTACACCGCGGGCCTGCTGCGCTCGCGGCTGTCCCTGACCCTCGACCGCTCCCGCCGTCTGCCCACGCTGGTCGCCGACACCCTGACCCCCGCGGACCGCGCGCACGGCTGCGCCTACCGGGCCCGCTGCCCGCTGGCCGTCGACCGCTGCGCCACCGCGGCGCCGGGGCTCGACGACTCCCGGCCGACGCCCGGGCACGGCGCCGCCTGCTGGTTCGGGGACGAGACCGTCCGCGCCGCGACCGCCACGATCACCGCGCCGGCCCCCGCCGCGGCGGTCCCCGTCCGCGCCACCCCGTCCACCCCGTCCACGCAGGGACCGGCGGTCGTCCTCGACGACGTCGCGGTCACCTACACCACCGGCCACGGCCGCCGTCGCCGCACCGTGGAGGCCGTGCGCGGCGTCAGCCTCGAGGTCGCCGCGGGACAGGCCCTGGCCATCGTGGGGGAGAGCGGGTCGGGCAAGTCGACGGTCCTGCGGGCGGTCGCCGGGCTCGTGCCCGTCACCTCCGGGCGCGTCACCGTCGCCGCCGGCGGGGCCCAGATGGTGTTCCAAGACGCCGGGTCCTCGCTGACCCCGTGGCTCACCGTGGGGGAGACCCTGCGCGAGCGGCTGGCCCCCCTGCGCCTCGGGCGCGCCGAGACCACCCGGCGGGTCGAGGAGGCCCTCGCGGGCACCGGGCTGCCCACCTCGGTGGCCCGGCTGCGCCCGGCCGACCTGTCCGGCGGCCAGCGCCAGCGGGTCGCCCTGGCCCGCGCGACCGTCGTGCGGCCCGCGGTGCTGCTGTGCGACGAACCGACCAGCGCCCTGGACGCCTCGCTGGCCGCGACGACCCTCAACCTCATCCGCGACATGCGGGCCGAACTGGCCATGACCGTCCTGTTCGTCACCCACGACCTGGCCGTCGCCCGGTTCGTGGGTGACCGGATCGCCGTCGTCGAACGCGGGCGCGTCGTCGAGATCGACGACGCCGAGGCCGTCGTCGGCGCCCCCCGCGAGCCGTACACCCGGGCGCTGGTCGCCTCCGTCCCCGAGATCGAGGTGGTCCGGTGA
- a CDS encoding BtpA/SgcQ family protein: protein MNYAGTPVREIARRAAEDAVGLQQAGFTHVMVQDASDMPQAVRVSAPTVAALSVVGAAVTEAVYLPVGVVVGHNDGPSAVAVGHAIGARFVRVKVLTGVAIGPTGWIEGCAHEVAAVKRTLGSDVEVWADVHEATSLPLASTPRWAAREAREFGRADALVVTRDSGVPDALAAIADLRDVVPGVPLLVGGRVGLGTIDATVAGADGAILGSAIKRSSAPDARVDPDVAARFGAALTAGAA, encoded by the coding sequence GTGAACTACGCCGGAACCCCTGTTCGGGAGATCGCCCGCCGTGCGGCCGAGGATGCCGTTGGGCTGCAACAGGCTGGCTTCACCCACGTGATGGTGCAGGACGCCAGCGACATGCCGCAGGCCGTGCGGGTGTCCGCCCCGACCGTCGCGGCACTGTCGGTCGTCGGGGCGGCGGTCACCGAAGCGGTATACCTTCCGGTGGGCGTCGTGGTGGGCCACAACGACGGCCCGAGCGCGGTCGCGGTCGGCCACGCGATCGGGGCGCGGTTCGTCCGGGTCAAGGTCCTCACCGGCGTCGCGATCGGCCCCACGGGCTGGATCGAAGGGTGCGCGCACGAGGTCGCCGCGGTCAAGCGCACCCTCGGCTCCGACGTGGAGGTCTGGGCCGACGTCCACGAGGCCACGAGTCTCCCGCTGGCCTCCACGCCCCGGTGGGCAGCCCGCGAGGCCCGCGAGTTCGGCCGAGCCGACGCGCTCGTCGTCACCCGCGACAGCGGCGTGCCCGACGCCCTGGCCGCCATCGCCGACCTGCGCGACGTCGTGCCCGGCGTCCCGCTCCTCGTCGGCGGCCGGGTCGGCCTGGGCACCATCGACGCCACCGTGGCGGGCGCCGACGGCGCGATCCTCGGCAGCGCGATCAAGCGCTCCAGCGCCCCCGACGCCCGCGTCGACCCCGACGTCGCGGCCCGGTTCGGTGCCGCGCTGACGGCCGGTGCCGCGTGA
- a CDS encoding SIS domain-containing protein: protein MSTLDVHPTRTPEPPVTSTTPASPFLGPGSPLDARQQEVVQRVSDAEHASIVALPSDHPLDPKRRARDEATYPELVAQPDRIRETLAVNDAALDELADLVAATDLDRVFVTGAGDSLAVAIAARQVLESMLGVPCEPVQSLDLAYYLAPLVTGRSLVVALSSSGETTRTVEAALVAQHAGALTVAITNTPGSTLARESERTLVLRATRVGWPTQSSTTALALLVDLAVRVGQRTGRPGAHDLAAELSRLPGLMEQVIRDVEAPLAVIAEREQGSGTFLFSGAGPTWGPAVIGAAKVKECTPDHAEAVQVEEFHHYNSLKAGEPLWVLAPAGPSVPRAVHTASEAKRFGGRVYAVTTEGVDAFDGVADEVIVLPRVSEALSPLLTVLPAQLTGYLLAMAQFRTAEARETTGG, encoded by the coding sequence GTGAGCACCCTCGACGTCCACCCCACCCGCACCCCGGAGCCCCCCGTGACCAGCACCACCCCGGCCAGCCCGTTCCTCGGCCCCGGCAGCCCCCTCGACGCCCGCCAGCAGGAGGTCGTGCAACGGGTCTCCGACGCCGAGCACGCCTCGATCGTGGCGCTGCCCAGCGACCACCCGCTCGACCCCAAGCGCCGCGCCCGCGACGAGGCCACCTACCCCGAGCTCGTGGCCCAGCCCGACCGCATCCGCGAGACCCTCGCTGTCAACGACGCGGCCCTCGACGAGCTCGCCGACCTCGTCGCCGCCACCGACCTGGACCGGGTGTTCGTGACCGGGGCGGGGGACTCCCTGGCCGTCGCGATCGCCGCCCGCCAGGTGCTGGAGTCGATGCTCGGCGTCCCGTGCGAGCCCGTGCAGAGCCTGGACCTGGCCTACTACCTGGCCCCCCTGGTCACCGGCCGCAGCCTCGTCGTCGCCCTGTCCAGCTCCGGGGAGACCACCCGCACGGTCGAGGCGGCCCTGGTCGCCCAGCACGCCGGTGCCCTCACCGTGGCCATCACCAACACCCCCGGTTCCACCCTGGCCCGGGAGAGCGAGCGCACGCTGGTGCTGCGCGCCACCCGGGTCGGCTGGCCCACGCAGTCCTCCACGACGGCGCTGGCCCTGCTCGTCGACCTCGCCGTCCGCGTCGGGCAGCGCACCGGACGGCCCGGAGCCCACGACCTGGCCGCCGAGCTCTCCCGGCTGCCCGGTCTCATGGAGCAGGTCATCCGCGACGTCGAGGCCCCGCTGGCGGTCATCGCCGAGCGTGAGCAGGGCAGCGGCACGTTCCTGTTCTCCGGCGCCGGGCCGACCTGGGGCCCGGCCGTCATCGGCGCGGCGAAGGTCAAGGAGTGCACGCCCGACCACGCCGAGGCGGTCCAGGTAGAGGAGTTCCACCACTACAACTCCCTCAAGGCGGGCGAACCCCTGTGGGTCCTCGCCCCGGCCGGCCCCTCCGTCCCGCGCGCGGTGCACACCGCCAGCGAGGCCAAGCGGTTCGGCGGGCGGGTCTACGCCGTCACCACCGAGGGCGTCGACGCCTTCGACGGCGTCGCCGACGAGGTCATCGTCCTGCCGCGCGTCTCCGAGGCGCTCAGCCCGCTGCTGACGGTGCTGCCCGCCCAGCTGACCGGCTACCTGCTGGCCATGGCCCAGTTCCGCACCGCCGAGGCGCGGGAGACCACCGGTGGCTGA
- a CDS encoding aspartate/glutamate racemase family protein, with protein MSHVRVLNPNTSAAMTDAVLAAARAVARPGTTVTASRSRRAPATVETHVDEVFGAAGVLEQVEQGERDGVDGYVVACFGDTGLPAARELARGPVVGMTEAALQAASLLAHRFSVITMPPRTIAMTDRVVAGLGLSHRCTVRAVDVSVEEIETGAGPAFDAFADEARRALAAERAEAVVLGCAGLTDLVDGLRAALGVPVIDGVAAATTALEGLLAQDLTTSRANTWAEPAGSPTTGEVWG; from the coding sequence GTGAGCCACGTGCGGGTCCTGAACCCCAACACCAGCGCCGCGATGACCGACGCCGTGCTCGCCGCGGCCCGGGCCGTGGCCCGCCCCGGCACGACGGTGACGGCCTCGCGCTCGCGCCGCGCCCCGGCGACCGTGGAGACCCACGTCGACGAGGTCTTCGGCGCCGCGGGGGTCCTGGAACAGGTCGAGCAGGGCGAACGCGACGGCGTCGACGGCTACGTCGTCGCCTGCTTCGGCGACACCGGCCTGCCCGCGGCCCGCGAACTGGCCCGCGGGCCCGTCGTGGGCATGACCGAGGCCGCCCTGCAGGCCGCCTCGCTGCTGGCCCACCGCTTCAGCGTCATCACCATGCCCCCGCGCACGATCGCGATGACCGACCGCGTCGTCGCCGGGCTCGGGTTGTCCCACCGCTGCACCGTCCGCGCCGTGGACGTCTCGGTCGAGGAGATCGAGACCGGCGCCGGGCCCGCCTTCGACGCCTTCGCCGACGAGGCCCGCCGGGCGCTGGCCGCCGAACGGGCCGAGGCCGTCGTGCTCGGCTGCGCGGGTCTGACCGACCTCGTCGACGGTCTGCGCGCGGCCCTCGGGGTCCCGGTGATCGACGGGGTGGCCGCCGCCACGACGGCCCTCGAAGGCCTCCTCGCGCAGGACCTCACGACGTCGCGCGCGAACACCTGGGCCGAACCCGCGGGTTCGCCGACGACGGGGGAGGTGTGGGGGTGA
- a CDS encoding ABC transporter permease, whose protein sequence is MLRFLLRRTGALAVVLLVLSAVVFLLQQISPGDPARAALGANASRQAVAAERRRLGLDDPLPVQFLRFLGHAVRGDFGTSYRTHRPVATDLATAFPATLELVLAAFVVALLLAALFAASSALSWPLAGIGRGVLLVVATAPPFLLALVGIVVFYAHLDWLPGSGRGDGGPGSELAHLVLPATVLAIAPALAIGRILRAGLEATLAADHVRTARSKGLGQAAVLARHVVRNSIGPSLAMAGLQLGFLFAGTVVVEQVFSWPGMGNYLASSIPTSDYPAIAAVTLVLGAVYVVVNTLADVLQTAADPRLA, encoded by the coding sequence GTGCTGCGGTTCCTGCTGCGCCGCACCGGCGCCCTGGCCGTCGTGCTGCTCGTCCTCAGCGCCGTCGTCTTCCTGCTCCAGCAGATCTCCCCGGGCGACCCCGCCCGCGCGGCCCTGGGGGCCAACGCCTCCCGGCAGGCCGTGGCCGCCGAACGGCGCCGCCTCGGCCTCGACGACCCGCTGCCCGTGCAGTTCCTGCGCTTCCTCGGCCACGCCGTGCGGGGGGACTTCGGGACCTCCTACCGGACCCACCGGCCGGTGGCGACCGACCTGGCCACCGCGTTCCCGGCCACGCTCGAACTCGTCCTCGCGGCGTTCGTCGTCGCCCTGCTGCTGGCCGCGCTGTTCGCGGCGTCCTCGGCGCTGTCCTGGCCGCTGGCCGGGATCGGCCGCGGGGTGCTGCTGGTCGTCGCGACCGCCCCGCCGTTCCTGCTCGCCCTGGTCGGCATCGTCGTGTTCTACGCCCACCTCGACTGGCTGCCGGGCTCCGGTCGCGGCGACGGTGGCCCGGGCTCGGAACTGGCGCACCTGGTCCTGCCGGCCACGGTGCTGGCCATCGCCCCGGCGCTGGCCATCGGCCGCATCCTGCGCGCGGGGCTGGAGGCCACCCTGGCCGCCGACCACGTCCGCACCGCCCGCTCCAAGGGGCTGGGGCAGGCCGCCGTGCTGGCCCGGCACGTCGTGCGCAACTCCATCGGCCCGTCGCTGGCCATGGCCGGTCTCCAGCTCGGTTTCCTGTTCGCCGGGACGGTCGTGGTGGAACAGGTCTTCAGCTGGCCCGGGATGGGCAACTACCTCGCCAGCAGCATCCCCACCTCCGACTACCCCGCCATCGCCGCCGTGACGCTCGTCCTCGGCGCCGTCTACGTGGTCGTCAACACCCTCGCCGACGTCCTGCAGACGGCGGCCGACCCCCGCCTCGCCTGA
- a CDS encoding carbohydrate kinase family protein: MADASLLCVGNLTIDDLVLDGQETTALGGDALYAALAARRALTDVRMLAPVGTGLPPTLLDTVRDLGITVETGRPRDVPTVRNRVEYAPDGSRTWHLLHGEEAFDALSAYPEDVPADVAALDGVLVCAMSLRSQLTLGPWLRAATGATVFLDLQEDYVAGHEPELLDLLATCDVFLPSEVEAVALAGTTDLHRAAARFLAAGPDVVVVKTAERGCVVATAAGVVQVPTEAVVPVDSTGAGDAFCGAFAAAHVAGADPVQAARAGAAAARVAIGGYGVAGLLADLGVQGSLL; the protein is encoded by the coding sequence GTGGCTGACGCGTCGCTGCTGTGCGTCGGCAACCTCACGATCGACGACCTCGTCCTCGACGGGCAGGAGACGACCGCGCTCGGCGGCGACGCCCTCTACGCCGCGCTGGCCGCCCGCCGCGCCCTGACCGACGTGCGGATGCTCGCCCCCGTCGGGACGGGTCTGCCCCCGACCCTGCTCGACACCGTCCGCGACCTGGGCATCACCGTCGAGACCGGCCGTCCGCGCGACGTCCCGACCGTGCGCAACCGCGTCGAGTACGCCCCCGACGGCTCCCGGACCTGGCACCTGCTGCACGGCGAGGAGGCGTTCGACGCCCTGTCCGCCTACCCCGAGGACGTTCCCGCCGACGTCGCCGCGCTCGACGGGGTCCTGGTGTGCGCCATGAGTCTGCGCTCCCAGCTCACGCTGGGGCCGTGGCTGCGCGCCGCCACCGGTGCGACGGTCTTCCTGGACCTGCAGGAGGACTACGTCGCCGGCCACGAACCCGAGCTGCTGGACCTGCTCGCCACGTGCGACGTGTTCCTGCCCAGCGAGGTCGAGGCCGTCGCGCTCGCCGGCACCACCGACCTGCACCGCGCCGCCGCGCGCTTCCTGGCCGCCGGTCCGGACGTCGTGGTCGTCAAGACCGCCGAGCGCGGGTGCGTCGTCGCCACGGCCGCGGGCGTCGTGCAGGTGCCCACCGAAGCCGTCGTGCCCGTCGACTCCACCGGCGCCGGGGACGCGTTCTGCGGCGCCTTCGCCGCCGCCCACGTCGCCGGGGCGGACCCGGTGCAGGCCGCGCGCGCCGGGGCCGCGGCGGCCCGGGTCGCGATCGGCGGGTACGGCGTGGCCGGGCTGCTGGCCGACCTCGGCGTCCAGGGGAGCCTGCTGTGA